CAAGAAGAAAGAGAATAAAATCGGCTATAAGTATCGCTTGACTTCTAATCCTTTGTCGGTAACCAACTATATCGAAAAAGGTGTGATAGATCAGACCATCACAGATGAAATGGTGACGTCTGAGTTGGAACGGTTACGTGAACGTTATGGAGCCATCAAGCCGATGATGTATATCTATTATGACCGTGTGTCCTATAAAGGTATTGAGGACAAGAAAATTCGTTTAACCATTGATAAAAATTTGCTTTATCGTCATTACGAGGTTGCAGCAACAGAAGGGAAATTTGGAGAAGCTCTTCTAGATCCCAACAAGGTCATTATGGAAATCAAGGTACCAGAGCAGTTGCCAGACTGGTTGTTAGCCTTGTTAGAAAAATACCAGCTGGAGAAGCAATCATTTTCAAAATATGGAAATGCCTACAAGCTGGCCCATCAAATGCGCAGAGAGGAAGTAGCCCTACATGCAATTGTTTAATAGTATCTTTTCAACATCAAATAACCATATTACCCTAACTCAGATGTCCCTGATTTTTGGTGTCAGTCTTGCTATGGGTGTGCTCCATGCAGCTGTTTATAAATACAAATCTAATTATACTAAGGAATTTGTTATTAGCCTCAGCCTGATGCCTGCCCTAATTGCTGTTATTATCGCCTTGGTCAATGGAAATTTGGGAGCAGGTGTGGCGGTGGCTGGGACCTTCAGTTTGATTAAGTTTCGTTCTGCCGCAGGTTCATCTAAGGAAATGCTAGCCATTCTATTGGCCATGGCCATTGGTCTGGCAACGGGTATGGGTTTCCTTGGACTTGCCGTTTTTATGACCCTAGTCTTGTCAGCCTGTATCTTGATTTTTGAAAACATTGGTTTTGCCCAGGTTAATCAGAACCGCCGCCATCTCCTAGTGACTGTACCGATTGAGTTTGACTATGATCAATTTTTTGAAAATCAATTTGGTAGTTCTTGTAAACAAGCAGACCTCATTTCCCTCAAATACAAGCAGAAAAAAGAAGCCCTTGTTTTAGAATACCAAGTTCTTCTGGAAAAATCAGTGACGGACAAAAAACTGGTTGATACCATCTTAACCGCTGGACCCCTAGATGTTATTCTGAACAAGCAAATGCCTAAGAAAAAATATTTATAAAATCAAAGAAGCCCTGGATTTCCAAGGCTTTTTCTCTGTCACTTAGAATTGGAATTCACAAGTGAAGTATTTATATGAAAGTGTTGAACTGTGAATATAGGTTCTTAGCTTATTTTTCATAAAAATCAACGCTGTAATCCAGCAAAGTATCTCCATCGTAGCGGAAGCAGGCAGAGAAGAAAGGACGGTTTTCCAAGAGCCATTCCTGAAAATGACGGTCACCTTCCCAGGTGGGCTTGGACAGAACTTGGTCATAAGGAACCCACTCCAAATCGCCTTCGTTGCAGTCAATAAGACTTCCTTCAAAGCCAGTAATTTTGAAGACATAGGTGTACCAGTCTGTGTTTGGAGTAAAGTCTGGGAAGGTGATAACCCCTTTGAGGGCGTGTTTAGTGACGGTCAGACCCGTTTCTTCCAAGACCTCGCGAATGGCACAGGCTTGCGGTGTTTCTCCAGGTTCCAATTTGCCACCCACTCCAATCCATTTACCTTGATGGACATCGTTTTCCTTTTTATTTCGATGAAGGAGGAGAAATTCTTTGCCATTATCAATGTAGCAAATGGTAGCGAGTTGAACAGGTTTTTTAGTCATGGTGGCTCCTTGAAAATATTTTTCTTCATTATACCATAAAGCTCCTTGTATGAGTATGTCAGCCTTCTATCTGACAGGGGACAGTTTTTGGATTAGCATACTGAAAGCCCTTTTCTGAAAAGGGAATTTAGGGTATAATAAGAACATCAAACTATTTAAGGTGTATTATGTCAAAACAAGAACAAATCGAACAAACCATTTATCAATTATTGGAATTACTAGGTGAAGACCCGAATCGTGAAGGGCTCTTAGATACGCCTAAGCGGGTCGCTAAAATGTATTTAGAAATGTTTAACGGCTTAGAAGAGGACCCAAAAGACCAATTTACAGCTGTTTTTTCAGAGGGACATGAGGAAGTGGTCTTGGTCAAGGATATTCCCTTCCACTCCATGTGCGAACACCATTTAGTGCCTTTTTATGGCATTGCCCATGTAGCCTATATTCCTAGCAAGGGTCGTGTGACAGGTCTGAGTAAGCTGGCACGTGCAGTAGAAGTAGCCAGTCGCCGTCCCCAGTTACAAGAACGCTTGACCCATCAGGTTGCCCATGCCCTTCAAGATGCACTTGAACCAGAAGGTGTTTTTGTCATGGTAGAAGCAGAGCACATGTGCATGAGCATGCGTGGTATTCGCAAGCCAGGTAGCAAGACGGTGACGACTGTTGCCCTCGGTAAATACAAGGAAGATGCCATCTTGCGCCGTGAACTCTTGTCCATGATCCACAATAAATAGGAGGTCCTATGTCTATTCAAGACTTAACAAATCAAGTGACTATTATGGGAATTCTCAATGTGACCCCAGATTCTTTTTCCGATGGAGGCAACTACAATGAAGTAGAAGCTGCCTTGGTTCAGGTGGAAAAATTATTGGCAGATGGGGCGACCGTCATTGATGTCGGTGGTGAGTCCACTCGTCCAGGTGCAACATTTGTGTCTGAAGAAGATGAAATTGCACGCGTGGTGCCCATTATCCGTGCTATCAAAGAAAACTATGACTGTCTTGTCAGCGTCGATACCTATAAAACAGGCACAGCACGTGCAGCCTTGGAAGCAGGTGCAGATATTTTAAACGATGTCTGGGCAGGTCTTTATGATGGGGAAATGTTGGCTCTGGCTGCGGAGTACAAGGTGCCCATCATGCTCATGCACAATCAGAAAGAAGAAAGCTATGCGGATGTTGTTGGAGAAGTTAAAAACTTTCTAGCTGAGCGGGCTCAAGCTGCTTTGGATGCTGGAATAGCTGCAGGCAAGATTTGGTTGGATCCAGGCTTTGGCTTTTCTAAGAATGTTCAGCATAATTTGGATCTCTTGCAAGGTTTGGATCAGATTACTGGTCTTGGTTATCCGGTTTTATTCGGGATTTCCCGTAAGCGCGTGGTGGATTACTTGCTTGGGGGAAATAGTTTACCGACTGATCGTGATCAAGCTACAGCAGCCCTGTCCGCCTGGGCAGTTCAAAAAGGCTGTAAAATGGTCCGTGTCCATGATGTCGCTGCCAACCGTGACATCGTTAAAGTTTGGGACCAATTGACTTCTGGAGGTCAACATGGATAAGATTTCTCTTAATAAATGCCGTTTCTATGGTTACCATGGGGCTTTCAAAGAAGAACAGGTTCTTGGTCAAATTTTCACAGTTGACTGTGATTTGTTTGTTGACCTGACAGCAGCTTCTCAAACGGACCAGCTAGAAGATACAGTTCACTATGGTTTGGTTTTTGAAACCATTAAAGCGGTTGTGGAAGGTAAGCCCTATCGCCTGATCGAAAAGGTAGCCGGTGTCATCTGTCAAGAGATTTTTGACCAATTTCCAATGGTAGAAAAAATTCGCTTGGCCATTTACAAGGAAAATCCGCCCATTGCTGGTCATTATGATGCTGTTGGGGTTGAACTGGAGCGTGAACGACCATGAAACATCTAGCCTATCTCAGTATCGGTGGGAACATGGGCGACCGGCAAGCCTACTTACAGGCTGCCTTAAAAAAACTGGACAAACACCCAGACTGCCGACTTGGTTCGGTTTCCCATATCTATGAAACACCAGCTTGGGGCAAGACGGATCAGGCTGATTTCCTCAATCTAGCCTGTCAAGTGTATACTGATTTGTCTGCCCAGGAATTTTTAACTTTCTGCCAAGAGATTGAGCAGGACCTTGACCGCGTACGGATTGAAAAATGGGGCCAACGCACCATTGATTTGGACATTATTTTTTGGGATGATCAAGTGATTGAGGAAGAAAACCTCATCGTTCCCCATCCCTATGCTCATGAGCGGGCATTTGTGCTTTTACCGCTGACTGATATTGCGGCCGATTACTATCATCCTGTCTTGCAAAAGACAGTTGCAGAATTATTGCTTCCCTTGAAAGATGTAAAAGATATTAAGAAATTGAATTTAAAAATGCAATAGTATAGAAAAATAGTAGGAGAATTATGGAAATATTAGCGATTTTAGGAGTTTTATTGGCTGTTGTAGCCATTATTTATTTAACGTCAAAGAATTTACATGTCATTGTGGCAGCGCCAGTAGCTAGTTTGATTATTTTGCTGACCAACCAGATGAATGTGTTAGAGGTCATGTTGGGACAGGAGAAGTCTTACATGACAGGCTTGGCAGGTTTTTTAATCAATAACTTTGCAATTTTTATGCTAGGCTCTATCTTGGCACGTTATATGGAGGCAAGTGGGGCTACCTTGACCATTGCTAATAGCATTCTAAAATTAGTGGGGAAAGATAGTCCTTATAAGGTCTTGCTAGCTTTGGCCCTCATTACAAGTATTTTGACCTATGGAGGTGTGAGTATTTTTGTTGTAATATTTACTCTCTTGCCTCTGTCACGTCCTCTTTTCAAAGAGTTAAATATCAACTGGGCTCTATTCCCACTACCAGTCTTTATGGGTGCTAGCACCTATACCATGACAACCTTACCGGGTACACCGTCCATTCAGAACGTTATTCCGACCAAGGTTTTGGGAACAAGTTTGACAGCGGCTCCGCTTATCAGTTTGGCTGCTAGTGCGGTTCTCTTGCTCTTTGGCTTGTTTTACATGGGCTACTGTCTCAAGAAGAGCTTGGCAAATGGGGAAACCTACACGGAGAATGTTGACGATGTGGTTGTGGACTTAGATACAAAAAGACCAAACCTCTTCTTCTCAGTCTTGCCCTTGCTTAGTCTGATTGCGACCATCTTCCTTTTGAATAAAACTCCGAATGTTTTGGTCATTGGCTTGTTGGTATCTATTGTTTTATCAGCCATCTTGTTCTACCCATATCTGCCTAATCAGAAGGAACTTCTGAATACAGGGGCGACTGCTTCTATTGTTCCTGCCTTTGCCACTTCAAGTACGGTGGCATTTGGTACTGTCTTGACCTTGTCAGCTGGTTTTGCGGTAATTCAAGAATGGATCCAACAAATTCCGGGTTCGCCTTTGATTAGCTTGTCTGTGTCAACAGCCTTGCTCAGTGGTATTATTGGTTCATCCTCTGGTGCGGTTGGTATCGCCTCAAGTAATTTCTTGCCTGCCTATTTGGAAATGGGGATTGACCCGGAAATCCTTCACCGTGTGGTCGTAGTGGCTTCGGCTATCCTAACAGTTGTACCGCAATCGGGTGTCATGATTACCTTCCACAATCTGTCTAAGTTAAGTATGAAGCGTGGTCTTAAGTACTCATTTGTACTGGTGACTGTCGGACATATCTTGGCACTCATGGTTGTTTTAGCCTTGGTAGGCCTACTTTACTAGAAGAATAGAGATGGGATTTTCATTTGAAAATCCTATTTTTTGCAAAAAACTTAACCACTTTATAATTAACTGGTTGACTAATTGTATGAAAAATTATATACTTTACTGGTAAAATACTTGTTATCTATAGAAGGAGAGTATTGTGAAGAAGAAACGAAATCTTGCCTTGACAGGCATTACCCTCTTGTGTAGTTTGACCTTGTTGGCTTGCCAGCAGAAACAAGCTCAACAAGTTGCTAGTGAAAAAGTAAAGCAGGAACAGGTTCAGAAAGAGGAAATAGTCTATGTTGTTGCTGAGTTAACAACGGATGGTTATGTCCTTATTCATGGTGACCATCAGCACCTGGAAAAAGGTTCGGTTCCCTATGATGCCAAGTTTTTGAAGGAAACCTTGTTAGAGGATAAGAACTACCAATTCAATGAAAAAGATGTCTTGTACAAGGTACGGACAGGTTATATCATTCAAGTGAAGGGCAAGGTCTATTATTATCCTAAGAAGACTGGAGATGGTCTTGTCACTTTAGAGGAAGCGCGGAAATTAACGGCAAATAATCCTGAACATGACCACCATGGACACGATCACAACCATGACCATGCTCATGAAGAGCAAAAACAGTCATCGACCAATCTAGTAGGTGTGGCCGGGATTGATAGACCAACCAGCGACGGTTTTTTATTGAGCGATGCCAAGCAAATTTCAAGCAAGACGGATACGGGCATTATCGTTGAGCATAATGGTCACAGTCACTTTATCTTTTATGGTGACTTGAAAGGTAGTAAGTGGGAGTACCTTATCCCAGCTGGAGCTGATGTGACCAAGAAACAGGAAAATAGTGCATCAGGTCAGTCATCCAGTCAGGCTGGTCAGGACCATTATCAATTCAACCCTGCTGATATTGTAGCTGAGGATGCTAATGGCTATACAGTTCGCCATGGAGATCATTACCATTATATTTTGAAACAAACTGTCGGTGGAAGTGTGGGAAATCCTGTTCATACAGGTGCTAGCCAGTTTGCTAGTTCGAAAGTGGCAGCACCGGTTATGCAAAATCACTTGGTGACTTTACCTGTTTCCCCAATAGCTAGCCTACCAGTTCCAGTAGTTACTGCAGGTGCTAATCAAGCAGCGTCTGTGGTTTCTCGTCAAGGGATTGCTGGGATTGACTATCCGACTAGCGATGGCTTTCTCTTTGATGGAAGTGGGCTTATCGGTCAGAATGCGGTTGGTTTGCTCATTCAACACCAGGGGCATATCCATGTTTTGCGTAGGGAGCAAGTGGCAACTTCTAAGTGGGCTTATTTGCTAGAAGATCAATCTAGTCAAGCTACTCCAATTCAACCACTTCCAGCAGTCCTCACCGATGTGGTTACAAAACCAGTGGAAAAAACGGAAGTAGCAGCCGTTCCAAGTACCTCCAGCCAGTCACCAGCAGCAAGTCCAGCACCTGTTGCTCCGACAGCGGAGATTGTGGCGGATGAGGTCACAGCCAAGCGGAACTACCTGGCCCAAGCCCTCGGTTTGCCGGCCGGTTCCATTACGCTTTTGGATACGCCACAAGGTCAGGCCTTCATGTATCCCCATGGCGACCATGACCATCTGGTGCTATTGAAGAATATTGACCTAACCAAACCTTTTGAAAGTGAAGAGGACTTGACACGAAAAATTGATTACATTTCCAAGGTCTATGGTGTGCCAAAAGAAGCCATCCGAGTTTCTGATACCACCTTTAGTTTCAACGACCCAAGCCATGCCTATGACCCGACCCATGTCCATCCTTATGTGATTTTACGGTCCATGTTGATTATCCCTGAAGTGACTGGTGATCCGGAAACGGACTTTGAAGCGGAGCTTTTGGCGGTAGCCAAGCGGACAGGTATCGCACCGTCTAAACTCATCATTCGTGACAAGAAATTCATCCTGCCACATGGAAGCCATGACCATGTCTTGCATATTCAAGCTGTGGAGGGCATTGAGCCATATCTTGCTAATAAATTGCCAGCTATTTCAGGTAGCTATCAGGAGGGGGAATTTGACCGAGCGACTGTAGATAGTCAGCTTGAAAGTTTGCGTCAAGTGGCAGCTGAAAAGTATGGAACAAGTAGCAAGGAATACCGTCGTATCGAGCGAGCTTTGGACGACTTTGCTAGCAATCTGGATGACCTGGTAACCAATTCGACCAAGGGCTATCTAGCTATGTTGGAGCAATTTGAAAAGGTTCATATCCTAAAAGAAACTACTAGCAATACAGAGGAACAAGTGGACCCACTCTATCAATCCATACTTGAACAGATTCGCTTGCTTGATACCAGCAACCTACCTGTCAATAAGGAAGACCTGACTAGTCAACTCAACCAAGCCAGTCAGGATAAGGACAGACAGGCCTTGCTCAACCTGGAACACCTCTTGCAAGAATTGAAACATTTCCAAGACCGTCCAGATATCACAGCTATGGAGTATATGGATTATTTACTTAGTCAGTTGGATCAGCCGTATTTACCAGCTGATTTGCAAGAAAGATTGGCGAGCACACTGGATCGCTTGTTCCAAGCGACCTTGGGTGGCAATAGTTCCATCAAGCCATTGGACTTGTCCAAGGAACTGGTTGACTTGAAAGTTGCACTCCATTTGGCCAAGGCAGCTAATCAGACCTACCCTATCCAAACCAGTCCTGCCTCTGAAAAATTGCAGGAAAACAGGGCATTCATGGAGGCATTTGTGGGAGATATCCGTGAGATGTTTACTAGACAGATGACCTTCCCTGAAATTGTGGAGAAAACAGAGAATGACACACCAGTAACCTCTCCTGGTCATGTGACGGATAATCAGACCTATCAAGAGCTACTGACTTTGCTTAGACAAACAAATCTAACTGGCACCCAGACCTCACAAACCGCCTGGGTTGAGCGGATTAACCAGGCAAGTTTGAAGGGGGACGAGCGTGAGTTAGCAAGTATTTCCCATAGTTTGAAGGAAATTCAGCACTTCCAAGACCGAGCAGAAATTCGTTTGATGGAATACATGGATTACTTGCTTACTCATATTGACAGCCCTTATCTTCAAGCACCTACTCGTCAGGAAGCGGCTCGCCTCATCAATCAAATCTATGGTTTGGTTGTGCGAAGGGAATTGGCAACTAGTCCAATTTCTTTGGCAGAAGACTTAATTGCCAGCAGTATTGCCGTTGCCAATGATGTAAAAAGGCAAATCAATCAGCAGCTTGAAATGTCAGATGACTATGGAATCATGCAGATGAACCGTCTAGAAATGAATATGTTTGTCGAAGGAACTAGAGATTTCTTTGTCAATCCGTTAAGTTTGCCTGAGGAAGTTCTGGTAAAAGCGGGGCAGACAAGTTCTGTTCCAGCAATTGAAGAAGGTGTAGGACTAGTCAGTCCAACCAGTCAGAATAGTCCTGAAAGCTTATCAGATCCAATCCATGACCATGAAAGTGACAGCAAGGAGGAAAGTCCATCCAGCTTATCACAAGCAGTTGAAGAAAACTCTTCGTCAGAAACTGGCTCAAGCTCTGAACAGGCAATCAGTCCTACAGAGCTTGTTGAGGCAGAAGCGGTCGCTCCAATAACTGTCGAAGGTGCAGAAGAGGAGAGTG
The nucleotide sequence above comes from Streptococcus sp. 29887. Encoded proteins:
- the folE gene encoding GTP cyclohydrolase I FolE; this encodes MSKQEQIEQTIYQLLELLGEDPNREGLLDTPKRVAKMYLEMFNGLEEDPKDQFTAVFSEGHEEVVLVKDIPFHSMCEHHLVPFYGIAHVAYIPSKGRVTGLSKLARAVEVASRRPQLQERLTHQVAHALQDALEPEGVFVMVEAEHMCMSMRGIRKPGSKTVTTVALGKYKEDAILRRELLSMIHNK
- a CDS encoding NUDIX hydrolase; the protein is MTKKPVQLATICYIDNGKEFLLLHRNKKENDVHQGKWIGVGGKLEPGETPQACAIREVLEETGLTVTKHALKGVITFPDFTPNTDWYTYVFKITGFEGSLIDCNEGDLEWVPYDQVLSKPTWEGDRHFQEWLLENRPFFSACFRYDGDTLLDYSVDFYEK
- the folB gene encoding dihydroneopterin aldolase; the encoded protein is MDKISLNKCRFYGYHGAFKEEQVLGQIFTVDCDLFVDLTAASQTDQLEDTVHYGLVFETIKAVVEGKPYRLIEKVAGVICQEIFDQFPMVEKIRLAIYKENPPIAGHYDAVGVELERERP
- a CDS encoding GntP family permease, with product MEILAILGVLLAVVAIIYLTSKNLHVIVAAPVASLIILLTNQMNVLEVMLGQEKSYMTGLAGFLINNFAIFMLGSILARYMEASGATLTIANSILKLVGKDSPYKVLLALALITSILTYGGVSIFVVIFTLLPLSRPLFKELNINWALFPLPVFMGASTYTMTTLPGTPSIQNVIPTKVLGTSLTAAPLISLAASAVLLLFGLFYMGYCLKKSLANGETYTENVDDVVVDLDTKRPNLFFSVLPLLSLIATIFLLNKTPNVLVIGLLVSIVLSAILFYPYLPNQKELLNTGATASIVPAFATSSTVAFGTVLTLSAGFAVIQEWIQQIPGSPLISLSVSTALLSGIIGSSSGAVGIASSNFLPAYLEMGIDPEILHRVVVVASAILTVVPQSGVMITFHNLSKLSMKRGLKYSFVLVTVGHILALMVVLALVGLLY
- a CDS encoding pneumococcal-type histidine triad protein is translated as MKKKRNLALTGITLLCSLTLLACQQKQAQQVASEKVKQEQVQKEEIVYVVAELTTDGYVLIHGDHQHLEKGSVPYDAKFLKETLLEDKNYQFNEKDVLYKVRTGYIIQVKGKVYYYPKKTGDGLVTLEEARKLTANNPEHDHHGHDHNHDHAHEEQKQSSTNLVGVAGIDRPTSDGFLLSDAKQISSKTDTGIIVEHNGHSHFIFYGDLKGSKWEYLIPAGADVTKKQENSASGQSSSQAGQDHYQFNPADIVAEDANGYTVRHGDHYHYILKQTVGGSVGNPVHTGASQFASSKVAAPVMQNHLVTLPVSPIASLPVPVVTAGANQAASVVSRQGIAGIDYPTSDGFLFDGSGLIGQNAVGLLIQHQGHIHVLRREQVATSKWAYLLEDQSSQATPIQPLPAVLTDVVTKPVEKTEVAAVPSTSSQSPAASPAPVAPTAEIVADEVTAKRNYLAQALGLPAGSITLLDTPQGQAFMYPHGDHDHLVLLKNIDLTKPFESEEDLTRKIDYISKVYGVPKEAIRVSDTTFSFNDPSHAYDPTHVHPYVILRSMLIIPEVTGDPETDFEAELLAVAKRTGIAPSKLIIRDKKFILPHGSHDHVLHIQAVEGIEPYLANKLPAISGSYQEGEFDRATVDSQLESLRQVAAEKYGTSSKEYRRIERALDDFASNLDDLVTNSTKGYLAMLEQFEKVHILKETTSNTEEQVDPLYQSILEQIRLLDTSNLPVNKEDLTSQLNQASQDKDRQALLNLEHLLQELKHFQDRPDITAMEYMDYLLSQLDQPYLPADLQERLASTLDRLFQATLGGNSSIKPLDLSKELVDLKVALHLAKAANQTYPIQTSPASEKLQENRAFMEAFVGDIREMFTRQMTFPEIVEKTENDTPVTSPGHVTDNQTYQELLTLLRQTNLTGTQTSQTAWVERINQASLKGDERELASISHSLKEIQHFQDRAEIRLMEYMDYLLTHIDSPYLQAPTRQEAARLINQIYGLVVRRELATSPISLAEDLIASSIAVANDVKRQINQQLEMSDDYGIMQMNRLEMNMFVEGTRDFFVNPLSLPEEVLVKAGQTSSVPAIEEGVGLVSPTSQNSPESLSDPIHDHESDSKEESPSSLSQAVEENSSSETGSSSEQAISPTELVEAEAVAPITVEGAEEESVSNSSTNPTEVQEIPSVTDETTSGPVSEPTDTAVEEQALPSESVEEEDVELSDEDLEWLSDIFGEFTGSTSEEESENIGLTWKPLGSFDFNSFDE
- a CDS encoding polyphosphate polymerase domain-containing protein, whose protein sequence is MKTRIVQKQFKRIETKYIVDKETFVLLEKDLQQHMVSDEFATSTITNVYFDNEDFDMIQDSIAKKNGREKIRMRIYDAQPSAGSQAFLEIKKKENKIGYKYRLTSNPLSVTNYIEKGVIDQTITDEMVTSELERLRERYGAIKPMMYIYYDRVSYKGIEDKKIRLTIDKNLLYRHYEVAATEGKFGEALLDPNKVIMEIKVPEQLPDWLLALLEKYQLEKQSFSKYGNAYKLAHQMRREEVALHAIV
- the folK gene encoding 2-amino-4-hydroxy-6-hydroxymethyldihydropteridine diphosphokinase, whose translation is MKHLAYLSIGGNMGDRQAYLQAALKKLDKHPDCRLGSVSHIYETPAWGKTDQADFLNLACQVYTDLSAQEFLTFCQEIEQDLDRVRIEKWGQRTIDLDIIFWDDQVIEEENLIVPHPYAHERAFVLLPLTDIAADYYHPVLQKTVAELLLPLKDVKDIKKLNLKMQ
- the folP gene encoding dihydropteroate synthase encodes the protein MSIQDLTNQVTIMGILNVTPDSFSDGGNYNEVEAALVQVEKLLADGATVIDVGGESTRPGATFVSEEDEIARVVPIIRAIKENYDCLVSVDTYKTGTARAALEAGADILNDVWAGLYDGEMLALAAEYKVPIMLMHNQKEESYADVVGEVKNFLAERAQAALDAGIAAGKIWLDPGFGFSKNVQHNLDLLQGLDQITGLGYPVLFGISRKRVVDYLLGGNSLPTDRDQATAALSAWAVQKGCKMVRVHDVAANRDIVKVWDQLTSGGQHG
- a CDS encoding DUF4956 domain-containing protein; translation: MQLFNSIFSTSNNHITLTQMSLIFGVSLAMGVLHAAVYKYKSNYTKEFVISLSLMPALIAVIIALVNGNLGAGVAVAGTFSLIKFRSAAGSSKEMLAILLAMAIGLATGMGFLGLAVFMTLVLSACILIFENIGFAQVNQNRRHLLVTVPIEFDYDQFFENQFGSSCKQADLISLKYKQKKEALVLEYQVLLEKSVTDKKLVDTILTAGPLDVILNKQMPKKKYL